The Muricauda sp. SCSIO 65647 genome includes a region encoding these proteins:
- a CDS encoding GNAT family N-acetyltransferase, with amino-acid sequence METLNNDIEKRLHFGADLLEKNRLPFFYDRIYDAETDQELFQTKENITSFSPKAVFQIDDVPGYLNTSLRIDIAKLRKKEVKTYEGSLINLAKFKNLEDYMAKVVSAKRRATLRRCENRLKLCIKPTYKMYFGLIDKNEYEKIFDSCHEMLLRRHQQKKTYWEELEFWQERHDSLYQLIVQKRACIFVIYHGKKPIAIYVNSIYKHILDIDVIAYDIDYSKFKLGFISLIRVIQWAFENKLRLVDMSKGDFYYKERFRTGTYIFKKQLLYNSDNLIISFKAHLTLLKLKLTYVLLPVFKKLKINKLHQKYVRNKKESLFENIDAHNTKFKIEKSKKVSSSQSLTEINVDDREYDFLKEQFYDFLFLNFEVSENVSVYRSNKNEFDYYFVGKETTQKLTVLES; translated from the coding sequence ATGGAAACATTGAACAATGATATAGAAAAAAGACTTCACTTTGGTGCTGATTTATTGGAAAAAAATAGGCTGCCCTTTTTTTACGATCGCATTTACGATGCTGAAACCGACCAAGAACTTTTTCAAACCAAGGAGAATATCACATCTTTCAGCCCAAAAGCTGTATTTCAAATTGATGATGTGCCAGGTTACCTCAACACCTCTCTGAGGATTGATATTGCCAAATTAAGGAAGAAAGAAGTCAAGACTTATGAAGGATCGTTAATCAACCTCGCAAAGTTCAAGAACCTAGAAGATTATATGGCCAAAGTGGTCAGCGCAAAAAGAAGAGCTACACTTCGCAGATGTGAAAATCGGCTTAAACTCTGCATCAAGCCAACTTACAAAATGTATTTTGGGCTAATAGACAAAAATGAATATGAAAAAATCTTTGATTCTTGCCATGAAATGCTTCTAAGAAGGCACCAACAAAAAAAAACCTATTGGGAAGAATTGGAATTCTGGCAAGAACGTCATGACAGTCTTTACCAACTGATAGTACAAAAAAGGGCGTGTATTTTTGTTATCTACCATGGTAAAAAACCTATTGCCATTTATGTGAATTCAATCTATAAACACATTCTCGATATTGATGTTATTGCCTATGATATCGATTATTCAAAATTCAAGTTAGGATTCATTTCGTTGATAAGGGTGATTCAATGGGCTTTCGAAAATAAACTAAGGCTCGTTGATATGTCAAAGGGAGATTTTTATTACAAAGAAAGGTTCAGAACGGGAACTTATATTTTTAAGAAACAATTGCTTTACAATTCAGACAACTTGATAATCTCTTTCAAAGCCCATCTGACTCTATTAAAACTCAAGCTGACCTACGTCTTGCTTCCAGTATTTAAAAAATTGAAAATCAACAAATTGCACCAAAAGTATGTTAGAAACAAAAAAGAGTCATTATTCGAAAATATAGATGCGCATAATACAAAGTTCAAAATTGAAAAAAGCAAAAAAGTTTCATCATCTCAAAGTTTGACAGAAATAAATGTTGATGACCGTGAATACGATTTTTTAAAAGAACAATTCTATGACTTTCTCTTTCTCAATTTTGAAGTCAGTGAAAACGTTTCGGTTTACCGTTCAAACAAAAATGAATTTGATTACTATTTTGTAGGCAAAGAGACCACTCAAAAACTTACGGTACTTGAGTCTTGA
- a CDS encoding GNAT family N-acetyltransferase — protein MENGEVLPIFKGVRYFGNELQNNSTDAPKKKIDCYYSLRLVPEYMKPQMVLPSILKRNIIKQVNWGYAIHLDGTASIDEYLEGQFKSKYRSIIRRYVKRLEHCFPIRYELFYGEIDEDIYYFVMDSLRQMIVHRFGQRQETHKEFHRWQDLVKETYQKILDKDASLFVIYDGEHPIQISLNYHFDKILFSAISSYDIDYAKFGLGHIEIYKQLQWCIENGHCVYEMGVGGMDYKRRWSNTIYQYQHHIIYPENRPLAKLFASIEINRVKLKEYLKSKNVNELIYRVKDRIVKKKAAQNGTDLNVVNIAAVDTSISIKEYDELKNLKSEARFLKKYLYDFLYSKVENIDDVSVLQSQKDSKNFIFKGKSAAQHLEFEK, from the coding sequence ATGGAAAATGGGGAAGTTCTCCCCATTTTTAAAGGCGTACGTTACTTTGGCAATGAGCTACAGAACAACAGCACAGATGCTCCCAAGAAGAAGATAGATTGCTATTACTCTCTTCGTTTGGTTCCAGAGTATATGAAACCGCAAATGGTTCTTCCTTCAATTCTCAAAAGAAATATCATAAAACAAGTAAACTGGGGATATGCTATTCATCTTGATGGTACTGCATCAATTGATGAATATCTAGAAGGACAGTTCAAATCGAAATACCGTAGTATCATCAGACGCTACGTAAAAAGATTGGAACATTGCTTTCCTATCAGATATGAATTGTTCTATGGAGAAATTGATGAAGACATCTACTATTTTGTAATGGATTCACTGCGCCAAATGATCGTTCACAGATTTGGGCAACGACAAGAGACCCACAAAGAATTTCATCGATGGCAAGATTTGGTTAAAGAAACCTATCAAAAGATATTGGATAAAGATGCTTCTTTATTTGTAATCTATGACGGCGAACATCCGATACAAATATCACTCAATTACCATTTTGACAAAATCCTATTCAGCGCCATCTCATCCTATGACATCGATTATGCCAAATTCGGACTTGGGCATATAGAAATCTACAAACAACTGCAATGGTGTATCGAGAATGGCCATTGTGTTTACGAAATGGGAGTAGGTGGTATGGACTATAAGAGAAGGTGGAGCAATACTATCTATCAATATCAACATCACATCATTTATCCAGAAAACAGGCCTCTCGCCAAATTGTTCGCCTCTATTGAAATCAATCGCGTAAAACTAAAGGAATATCTAAAATCAAAAAATGTTAATGAGCTGATCTATAGGGTAAAAGATCGTATCGTGAAAAAGAAAGCAGCACAAAATGGTACCGACCTGAATGTGGTGAACATTGCAGCTGTAGATACTTCCATTTCAATCAAGGAATACGATGAGTTGAAAAATTTAAAATCAGAAGCCCGCTTTTTAAAGAAGTATCTTTACGATTTTTTGTATTCAAAAGTGGAGAACATCGATGATGTAAGCGTACTACAATCACAAAAAGATAGCAAAAACTTTATTTTTAAAGGAAAATCAGCGGCCCAACATTTGGAGTTTGAAAAATAG
- a CDS encoding GNAT family N-acetyltransferase — MIQAPKNIDSSLTMAPTKARLVFDLFNEQKLHPFYDNSVDNELTQCSYQVPHYHEKDQKSSLFEVFDIPAYILTAPIFLPKKFATKSIRQYKGFLINLCAFASADEYLAHQLSKRSRKRLRKKVRNLEQNHSISFNVHHGAIDRQLHAKLMKKFHDLLKKRFDEKKIHNKYLERWDYYNQLSFEKINQGLASLFVIYDSQKPICITLNFHLKKVIFSELEGFDTDYSDYGLGDISMLKHLQWCFENNVRILDLSMGKTNFKNKWCNQSYDFYHHLHYNKKNLASLILMLAQWSKLSLKQFLRDLGILGGVFRYDKLQFMFKANTGKIY; from the coding sequence TTGATACAAGCACCCAAAAATATTGACTCTTCTTTGACAATGGCCCCCACCAAGGCACGCTTGGTATTTGATTTGTTCAATGAGCAAAAACTGCATCCTTTTTATGATAATTCAGTTGATAATGAACTGACCCAATGTTCTTATCAAGTACCCCATTACCATGAGAAGGATCAAAAGTCTAGCCTTTTCGAAGTTTTCGATATTCCTGCATACATTTTGACGGCTCCTATATTCCTTCCCAAGAAGTTTGCCACCAAATCGATAAGGCAGTATAAAGGTTTTCTCATCAATCTTTGCGCATTTGCTTCTGCAGATGAATATTTGGCCCATCAGCTCAGCAAAAGAAGTAGAAAACGTCTAAGAAAGAAAGTCCGAAATTTAGAACAAAATCATTCTATTTCCTTCAATGTACATCACGGTGCCATTGACAGGCAACTGCACGCTAAGTTGATGAAAAAATTCCACGACCTATTGAAAAAGCGTTTTGATGAAAAGAAAATCCACAACAAATATCTTGAGCGTTGGGATTACTACAATCAGCTTTCCTTTGAAAAAATCAATCAGGGGCTTGCTAGTCTTTTTGTCATTTATGATTCTCAAAAACCCATTTGCATCACCTTGAATTTTCATTTAAAAAAGGTAATTTTCAGCGAATTGGAAGGCTTTGACACCGATTATTCAGATTACGGTTTAGGCGACATCAGTATGTTGAAGCATTTGCAATGGTGCTTTGAGAACAATGTCAGAATACTCGATCTATCAATGGGCAAAACAAATTTCAAGAACAAATGGTGTAACCAAAGCTATGATTTCTACCATCACTTACATTACAATAAAAAAAACCTTGCTTCATTGATCTTGATGCTTGCGCAGTGGTCAAAACTCAGTTTGAAACAGTTTCTGAGAGATCTGGGAATCTTAGGGGGCGTTTTCAGATATGACAAACTACAATTCATGTTCAAAGCTAACACCGGTAAAATATACTAA
- a CDS encoding NeuD/PglB/VioB family sugar acetyltransferase produces MKNRLFIIGAGGFGRQLESYLELLPSQKKDWELKGYIDDNPNALDGKGSDYEVLGNIDDFGFKKDDFALVAIADIDAKIKIVETLRGKVKFFTLVAVGTLIGKNVTLGEGTIICPGAKIGSNVTIGEFGLVNLDTIVGHDSVIGKNCSIMPHVDIGGGTNIGDNIFMGTKATVSPRLTVVNDTHLGVGAVVIKNIVESGTYFGNPARRML; encoded by the coding sequence ATGAAAAACCGTCTTTTTATTATAGGTGCAGGAGGTTTTGGGAGACAGCTTGAAAGCTATCTTGAACTCCTCCCTTCCCAAAAAAAAGATTGGGAATTGAAAGGCTATATTGATGACAATCCCAATGCCCTTGACGGCAAAGGGTCAGATTATGAAGTACTTGGCAACATTGATGACTTTGGGTTCAAAAAAGACGATTTTGCGCTTGTTGCCATTGCCGATATCGATGCGAAGATAAAGATTGTCGAAACCCTTAGAGGAAAGGTGAAGTTTTTCACCTTAGTGGCTGTAGGCACCCTGATAGGCAAAAATGTAACACTGGGTGAAGGCACGATTATATGTCCTGGTGCCAAAATAGGTTCAAATGTTACCATTGGGGAGTTTGGTCTTGTAAATCTCGATACCATAGTTGGCCACGATTCGGTCATAGGAAAAAATTGTTCAATCATGCCGCATGTTGATATTGGCGGCGGAACCAATATTGGCGACAACATCTTCATGGGCACTAAAGCCACCGTTTCACCCCGTCTGACAGTCGTAAATGATACGCATCTGGGCGTAGGGGCCGTGGTAATCAAAAATATTGTGGAATCTGGCACATATTTTGGTAATCCAGCCAGAAGAATGCTGTGA
- a CDS encoding GNAT family N-acetyltransferase: MISAIENKKDWNAILQRVDTYDIYHTYEYHQISKKNGEKPILVTYENQDCLIAIPLIIKAIRDTAHNDATSAYGYCGPISKTTTPHFDINEFASELKQFFMQKAVASVFSRLNPFIRNQEVILKNSGVIENLGNLINIDLTEDPENQLRAYNPRLRTYINKCRKEYFIKEAESEEEIKKLVSIYYENMLRVNAKDRYFFPGSYFLNLWKSTDFKTKFLLAYDRTNHELAGGAIFTIVNDIVQYHLSGARKKYLKLNPIKVLIDDMRIMANNDNFKYFNLGGGVGNNQDNLFRFKSGFSKDFKTFKVWKYIVDQRIYDQLVEIRHPECGYSKKSCQKFFPCYRCSLHE; the protein is encoded by the coding sequence ATGATTTCTGCTATTGAAAATAAAAAAGACTGGAACGCTATTCTACAAAGGGTCGACACCTATGATATTTACCATACTTACGAATACCATCAAATTTCAAAAAAAAATGGCGAAAAACCTATACTCGTCACTTATGAGAACCAAGATTGTTTGATTGCGATACCTTTGATCATTAAGGCAATAAGAGATACCGCACACAATGATGCAACCTCGGCATATGGTTATTGTGGGCCAATCTCAAAAACAACAACACCCCATTTTGACATTAATGAATTCGCTAGTGAACTAAAACAGTTTTTCATGCAAAAAGCTGTGGCTTCTGTATTTTCACGATTGAATCCGTTTATACGAAACCAAGAAGTGATTTTAAAAAACTCTGGGGTCATTGAAAATTTGGGAAACTTGATTAATATTGACTTGACAGAAGACCCTGAAAATCAACTCAGGGCATATAATCCCCGATTAAGAACCTATATCAATAAATGCAGAAAGGAATATTTCATTAAAGAGGCTGAAAGTGAGGAAGAAATCAAAAAGTTGGTCTCCATTTATTATGAAAATATGCTTCGGGTCAATGCTAAAGATCGTTATTTCTTTCCAGGAAGTTATTTCCTCAATTTATGGAAAAGCACCGATTTCAAAACAAAATTCCTTCTTGCTTATGATAGAACTAACCACGAATTAGCTGGTGGGGCAATCTTCACAATAGTAAATGACATCGTACAATATCACTTGTCTGGTGCAAGAAAAAAATATTTAAAGCTAAATCCGATCAAGGTCTTGATCGACGATATGCGCATTATGGCCAATAATGATAATTTTAAGTATTTTAATTTAGGTGGAGGTGTAGGCAATAACCAAGATAATCTTTTTAGGTTCAAGTCTGGCTTTTCAAAAGATTTCAAGACCTTCAAGGTTTGGAAATATATCGTAGACCAACGCATATATGATCAATTGGTCGAAATAAGGCATCCTGAATGTGGTTACAGTAAGAAAAGCTGTCAAAAGTTTTTTCCATGTTATAGATGTTCCCTGCATGAGTGA
- a CDS encoding GNAT family N-acetyltransferase, which yields MADKEENNKPISLSQSFFEKGEVPEIFWRVSELVTGKVLFERKKLFNPQDFKGLYSFTEVPDYLKFELHPQFKGFTRKSWKVNDGFLANLAKYDDIDDYLKNHFGKTSRSKIRRYLKRLDTCIEPTFKIYYGDIDEKEFNRLFDYLKAFMMRRFAQKKEENIDLPLLEEYRDLLLPMIKKRQAGIFVIYHGDKPIDISTSVINGNVLGTSIGSYDIDYEVFSLGTIDLYKHVEWCFDRGFEILDLGRGDYFYKRKWVDEKYVFHKHLIYDATILRHHISARIKKAYGQLIYKTIDFLKKLKVQYLWGKYFRLYYIHFRKDLHVELHKEFTTINEFEEPDWRSLVVIDPKEPENSWLVKPINDLIYRAHAKFEDIQVFAKTVNDNEYYLKGNNSKQKIVLAE from the coding sequence ATGGCAGACAAAGAAGAGAACAACAAACCTATTAGCCTTTCACAATCTTTCTTTGAGAAGGGCGAGGTTCCAGAAATATTCTGGCGTGTAAGTGAGTTGGTGACCGGTAAAGTGCTTTTTGAAAGAAAAAAGTTGTTCAATCCCCAAGACTTTAAAGGGCTATATTCTTTTACAGAAGTTCCAGATTACCTAAAGTTTGAGCTACATCCCCAGTTTAAGGGCTTTACTAGAAAAAGTTGGAAGGTCAACGATGGTTTTTTGGCAAATTTGGCAAAGTATGACGATATAGATGACTATTTAAAAAACCACTTCGGAAAAACGAGTCGATCGAAAATAAGAAGATACTTAAAAAGACTCGATACCTGTATAGAACCGACTTTCAAAATTTATTATGGTGATATAGATGAAAAAGAATTCAATAGACTATTCGATTATCTCAAGGCATTTATGATGCGGCGATTTGCGCAGAAAAAAGAAGAGAATATTGACCTGCCGTTACTTGAGGAGTATAGAGATTTACTATTGCCCATGATAAAAAAGAGGCAAGCTGGTATATTCGTCATCTATCATGGCGACAAACCTATTGATATATCGACAAGTGTAATAAATGGTAATGTTTTGGGCACAAGCATAGGTAGCTACGACATAGATTATGAAGTTTTTAGCCTTGGCACCATAGATCTCTACAAGCATGTGGAATGGTGTTTTGATCGAGGCTTTGAAATACTCGATCTAGGCAGGGGCGACTACTTCTACAAAAGAAAATGGGTAGATGAAAAATATGTTTTTCATAAACACTTGATATATGATGCCACAATTCTTAGACATCATATTTCTGCACGCATAAAAAAAGCCTATGGCCAATTGATCTATAAAACGATTGATTTTCTCAAAAAGCTAAAGGTCCAATATCTTTGGGGAAAGTATTTTCGCCTGTATTACATACATTTTAGAAAAGACCTTCATGTAGAATTGCACAAAGAGTTTACAACGATAAATGAGTTTGAAGAGCCTGATTGGCGTTCCCTTGTCGTCATTGACCCTAAAGAACCCGAAAATTCATGGCTGGTAAAGCCTATCAATGATCTCATCTACAGAGCCCATGCAAAATTCGAAGATATTCAAGTGTTCGCAAAAACAGTCAATGACAATGAATATTATTTAAAAGGAAACAATTCTAAACAAAAAATAGTTTTAGCCGAATAA
- a CDS encoding acyl carrier protein, producing MNDKNIELLTNAFANALDIDKNQVNNELKYQGIPQWDSITHMFLINELESTFQIEIDADDVLEMNSFVRVKEVLEKYNLSFEKQN from the coding sequence ATGAACGACAAAAACATAGAACTACTTACAAATGCCTTTGCCAATGCTTTGGACATTGACAAAAATCAGGTGAACAATGAACTGAAATATCAGGGAATACCCCAATGGGACTCTATTACCCATATGTTCTTGATCAACGAACTGGAAAGCACATTTCAAATCGAGATTGATGCAGATGATGTTTTAGAGATGAATAGTTTCGTAAGGGTCAAAGAAGTATTAGAGAAATACAATCTTTCTTTCGAGAAACAAAATTAG
- a CDS encoding AMP-binding protein: MGLLEHMFKNDHLVFLDAASGKKRTLQEMLFPLEEIGKMSKKLAFLYLNGDSISTATYLSFLGTQHATVLLSDALEPILKENLESEYQPTIIFDASRNHIKSYQQKKLANEWSEIALFIDTGKETKVHANCKVLLSTSGTTGSPKFVKLSEKNLLENAKSICAYLPIVKTDVVPLNLSLFYSYGLSILHTNALAGGTVVSGVSDILQKDFWIQMDSHGFTSMAGVPFIYEMLYRIGFLKKKYPSLRYISQAGGNLSQNIKKNFNDYCIENNIAFYVMYGQTEASARISYVPAEVLEKKITSIGRPIKNGELSLDPETGELLYSGPNVFGGYSIKREDLKTWEKIEPLRTGDLAYQDEDGFYFIKGRLKRFVKIFGNRVNLDELERFLKTTFNIGLVACIGVKDQFILVSHCEDDLLDEDIKKKLFERFKIHHASVKVKYLESIPLTNNGKINYKKITAEYT, translated from the coding sequence ATGGGACTACTTGAACATATGTTCAAAAATGATCATTTGGTCTTTTTGGATGCCGCTTCAGGCAAAAAACGAACCTTACAAGAAATGCTTTTTCCCTTGGAAGAAATCGGGAAAATGAGCAAGAAATTGGCATTCCTATATCTGAATGGCGATAGCATATCAACAGCAACCTACCTCAGTTTTCTCGGTACCCAACATGCAACTGTATTACTGAGCGATGCACTCGAACCCATTCTGAAAGAAAATTTGGAGTCTGAATACCAACCGACCATCATTTTTGATGCTTCCAGAAACCATATAAAAAGCTATCAACAAAAAAAACTGGCCAATGAGTGGTCAGAAATAGCCCTTTTTATAGATACCGGGAAAGAAACCAAGGTACACGCAAACTGTAAGGTACTTTTGTCAACATCAGGTACAACGGGGTCGCCCAAGTTCGTAAAACTCTCTGAAAAAAATCTTCTTGAAAACGCAAAGTCAATCTGTGCCTATTTACCAATAGTGAAGACAGATGTGGTTCCTTTAAACCTTTCCCTTTTCTATTCATATGGGCTTTCAATACTGCATACCAATGCCTTGGCAGGCGGAACAGTGGTTAGTGGTGTTTCTGACATTCTGCAGAAAGACTTTTGGATTCAAATGGACAGTCATGGCTTTACCTCTATGGCCGGTGTACCATTTATCTATGAAATGCTTTATAGAATTGGTTTTTTAAAGAAAAAATATCCATCATTACGATATATTTCCCAAGCAGGGGGCAATCTTAGCCAGAATATTAAAAAGAACTTCAATGACTATTGTATTGAAAACAATATAGCATTTTATGTAATGTACGGTCAAACAGAAGCTTCGGCCAGAATTTCATATGTGCCCGCTGAAGTGTTGGAAAAAAAAATCACTTCAATTGGCAGACCTATAAAAAATGGGGAACTCAGCCTTGATCCTGAAACTGGGGAGTTACTTTATTCGGGACCCAATGTTTTTGGCGGATACAGTATCAAAAGAGAAGACCTAAAGACCTGGGAAAAAATCGAGCCTTTACGAACGGGAGATTTGGCCTATCAAGATGAAGATGGTTTTTATTTCATCAAGGGAAGATTAAAAAGATTTGTAAAAATCTTTGGCAATAGGGTAAATCTCGATGAACTAGAACGCTTTCTAAAAACCACTTTTAATATTGGACTTGTTGCTTGTATCGGGGTGAAAGATCAGTTTATTTTGGTTTCGCACTGTGAAGATGATCTTTTAGATGAGGATATTAAGAAAAAATTATTTGAGAGGTTTAAAATTCACCATGCATCAGTTAAAGTCAAATATTTAGAATCCATACCGCTTACCAACAATGGCAAGATCAACTATAAAAAAATTACTGCCGAATATACTTGA
- a CDS encoding GNAT family N-acetyltransferase → MSKNPFTSNTFAHVWNQHFNQDKETVSFNGISGIGFIRTTVLPLYTNIGKNLTKGLTYTIEKDNFTNLGHKALLIMDIPSIIKTGSAEYPPGLKVLKVEQYPGFLIDLAAFDDFDDYMRINFKKSSRYKLNKYKKRLEASFDISYKVFFGSIQKEAYDALFQQFRVLLEKRFAEKKVYNNNLESHEWDFYHEVTLPLIHEKKAALFVVLEKECPIAITLLYFDDDTVIDAITVFDVDYSKFHLGSCSIMKLIEWSMEKGYKKLDFSKGYFDYKRRWCTQKYQFEYHLLYNPKSPFSTGLAHTRAMFLRFKAYLRKKNVNWYVHKTTYFLRSFKISNHPDRTNPFMLSDSLGGDMNPVWTPIPLKLVKGEVKKGVFDFLYLTVEKLNDVSIFQADTGGVFKIKGKSNEKYLVSNELY, encoded by the coding sequence ATGAGTAAAAATCCCTTTACTTCCAACACTTTCGCACATGTCTGGAACCAACACTTCAACCAAGACAAAGAAACCGTTTCTTTCAATGGAATATCAGGCATCGGATTTATTCGAACCACTGTTCTGCCCCTTTATACGAACATCGGAAAAAACCTTACCAAAGGCTTGACCTATACAATCGAAAAGGACAACTTTACCAACCTTGGCCATAAAGCCCTTTTGATAATGGATATACCGTCGATCATAAAGACCGGTTCAGCAGAATACCCCCCTGGCCTTAAAGTCTTGAAAGTTGAACAATATCCTGGCTTTTTGATAGATTTGGCCGCTTTTGATGATTTTGATGATTATATGCGCATCAACTTCAAGAAAAGTAGCAGGTACAAACTGAACAAGTACAAAAAAAGACTTGAAGCCTCTTTTGACATCTCTTATAAGGTTTTTTTTGGGTCAATACAAAAAGAGGCTTATGATGCACTATTTCAACAGTTCAGGGTACTGCTTGAAAAGCGTTTTGCAGAAAAAAAAGTCTACAACAACAATCTCGAAAGTCATGAGTGGGACTTTTACCACGAGGTGACCTTGCCCCTTATACATGAGAAGAAGGCGGCCTTGTTCGTGGTTCTTGAAAAAGAATGCCCCATAGCTATCACTCTTCTTTATTTTGATGATGACACTGTCATCGATGCCATTACCGTTTTTGATGTCGACTATTCAAAATTTCATCTAGGGTCGTGCAGTATTATGAAATTGATTGAGTGGAGCATGGAAAAAGGTTATAAAAAGCTTGATTTTTCAAAAGGGTACTTTGACTATAAAAGAAGGTGGTGTACGCAAAAATATCAGTTCGAATATCATTTGCTCTACAATCCCAAATCACCATTCTCAACTGGGTTGGCACATACAAGGGCAATGTTTTTACGGTTCAAGGCATATCTAAGAAAAAAGAACGTGAATTGGTATGTACACAAGACCACGTACTTTTTAAGAAGTTTTAAAATATCGAATCACCCAGACCGTACAAATCCCTTTATGCTCAGCGATAGCTTGGGGGGTGACATGAACCCCGTTTGGACCCCCATCCCACTAAAACTGGTTAAGGGCGAAGTAAAAAAAGGGGTTTTTGATTTTTTGTACCTGACCGTTGAAAAGCTGAATGATGTCTCTATTTTTCAGGCAGATACAGGCGGGGTTTTTAAGATAAAGGGCAAGAGCAACGAAAAATACCTGGTCAGCAACGAATTGTACTGA